One Egicoccus halophilus genomic region harbors:
- a CDS encoding glutamine amidotransferase-related protein: protein MHIGLLACDHVADDLVAIAGDYADMFERLFARHAPELSFVRHDVVGGDPLPDPASADGWLVTGSRHGVHDQGVTWIDELADFVRRADAQDAPMVGICFGHQLFASALGGEVQRAGQGWGVGVHEASVEHPTDWMQPASSAYRLLVSHQDQVVRLPEGATRVATSRHAPVAAFQRDNVLGFQGHPEFTPPYAEALLSERVERIGAPVVEAARASLDTTTDHPIVARWIARFFTAYA from the coding sequence ATGCACATCGGTCTGCTCGCGTGTGACCACGTCGCCGACGACCTGGTGGCGATCGCCGGGGACTACGCCGACATGTTCGAGCGGTTGTTCGCCCGCCATGCCCCGGAGTTGTCCTTCGTTCGTCACGACGTCGTCGGCGGCGACCCGCTGCCCGACCCGGCGAGCGCCGACGGGTGGCTCGTGACCGGCAGCCGCCACGGCGTCCACGACCAGGGCGTGACCTGGATCGACGAGCTGGCCGACTTCGTCCGCCGCGCCGATGCGCAGGACGCGCCGATGGTCGGCATCTGCTTCGGCCACCAGTTGTTCGCCTCGGCCCTGGGCGGCGAGGTGCAGCGCGCCGGACAGGGGTGGGGCGTCGGGGTCCACGAGGCCAGTGTCGAGCACCCGACCGACTGGATGCAGCCGGCGTCGTCGGCCTACCGGCTGCTCGTCAGCCACCAGGACCAGGTCGTCCGGCTGCCCGAGGGCGCCACGCGGGTGGCCACGAGCAGACACGCGCCCGTGGCCGCTTTCCAGCGCGACAACGTGCTGGGATTCCAGGGCCATCCCGAGTTCACGCCCCCGTACGCCGAGGCACTGCTGAGCGAGCGGGTCGAGCGCATCGGCGCACCCGTGGTCGAAGCCGCCCGCGCCTCGCTCGACACCACCACCGACCATCCGATCGTCGCTCGGTGGATCGCCCGATTCTTCACCGCGTACGCGTGA
- a CDS encoding methyl-accepting chemotaxis protein — MPRHFSMQTKLFGRSTVVGSTGAGADALPKLEELATRGRGYLEQLEAGVGTADRDKVVALQHAFDASHVAMIDTLGHLAQGRFEQAQQNTTDVQFRAVTASVEAVDVLLAHFRDTTAQARTTAESTYGGARAMVGLTTLLVTLLAAGLAWMLGRSVSSSVRRGSQRLNGNSEELAAVSAQVSAASEETATQANVVAAAGEQVSHNVQTVATAVEELSASVREIATSSAEASRVAADAVRTAEVTNGQIAQLGDSSAQIGRVIEVITSIAEQTNLLALNATIEAARAGEAGKGFAVVAGEVKELATQTAKATEEIGSRIAAIQAETGQAVTSIGEIGQVIARIADMQTTIASAVEEQTATTNEISRNVAEAARGSAEIAENIVSVAQAAGETSQGSARTQQAATELREVAGELQALVDGRAGGPALPRTRGRRGGDGAQASRSLEVEVPRFASRVGV; from the coding sequence ATGCCTCGTCACTTCTCGATGCAGACCAAGCTGTTCGGGCGCTCGACGGTCGTGGGGTCCACGGGCGCCGGCGCGGACGCGCTGCCGAAGCTGGAGGAGCTGGCCACCCGTGGTCGCGGATACCTCGAGCAGCTCGAGGCGGGCGTCGGCACGGCGGACCGGGACAAGGTCGTTGCCCTGCAGCACGCGTTCGACGCCTCGCACGTCGCGATGATCGACACGCTCGGCCACCTCGCCCAGGGCCGCTTCGAGCAGGCCCAGCAGAACACCACCGACGTGCAGTTCCGGGCGGTCACGGCCAGCGTGGAAGCGGTGGACGTCCTGCTCGCGCACTTCCGTGACACCACCGCGCAGGCGCGGACCACCGCGGAGAGCACGTACGGAGGTGCGCGCGCCATGGTCGGGCTGACCACACTGCTCGTCACCCTGCTGGCGGCCGGGCTGGCCTGGATGCTGGGCCGCTCGGTGAGTTCGTCGGTGCGGCGTGGATCGCAACGACTGAACGGGAACTCGGAGGAGCTCGCGGCCGTCTCGGCGCAGGTGTCGGCGGCCAGCGAGGAGACGGCGACGCAGGCCAACGTCGTGGCCGCGGCCGGCGAGCAGGTGTCACACAACGTGCAGACCGTCGCCACAGCGGTCGAGGAGCTGTCGGCCAGCGTGCGCGAGATCGCCACCTCCTCCGCCGAGGCATCACGGGTCGCGGCCGATGCCGTGCGCACCGCCGAGGTGACCAACGGTCAGATCGCTCAGCTCGGGGACTCCTCGGCGCAGATCGGCAGGGTCATCGAGGTGATCACCTCGATCGCGGAGCAGACCAACCTGCTCGCGCTCAACGCCACCATCGAGGCGGCGCGTGCGGGCGAGGCCGGCAAGGGCTTCGCGGTGGTCGCCGGCGAGGTCAAGGAGCTCGCCACCCAGACGGCGAAGGCGACCGAGGAGATCGGGTCGCGCATCGCCGCCATCCAGGCCGAGACGGGGCAGGCGGTGACCTCCATCGGGGAGATCGGTCAGGTCATCGCCCGGATCGCCGACATGCAGACCACGATCGCGAGCGCGGTCGAGGAGCAGACCGCGACCACCAACGAGATCTCCCGCAACGTCGCCGAGGCGGCGCGTGGCAGCGCCGAGATCGCGGAGAACATCGTCTCGGTGGCGCAGGCGGCGGGGGAGACCTCCCAGGGCTCGGCCCGCACGCAGCAGGCCGCGACCGAGCTGCGTGAGGTCGCCGGTGAGCTGCAGGCGTTGGTCGACGGCCGCGCCGGTGGCCCGGCCCTCCCGCGGACGCGCGGCCGTCGCGGTGGTGACGGTGCGCAGGCGTCGCGCTCCCTCGAGGTCGAGGTTCCCCGCTTCGCGTCTCGCGTCGGCGTCTGA
- a CDS encoding pirin family protein, which yields MSGPVTDAEAPTDVADGSSPEPACVEVSDSREAQVGRFRVRRALPRRGRRTVGAWCFADHLGPADVTENSGLDVGPHPHIGLQTVTWLLDGQVLHRDSLGSEQVIKPGQLNLMTSGGGVTHAEEATGQYRGTLEGIQLWVALPEATRHGASAFEHHAELPQSELDGAVATVLVGDFAGLSSPARHDTPLAGVDLTLHGDTTVPLRPAWEYALVVLEGGVAINGERLAPGTFGYLGEGRDELRLEVRERTQALLLGGEPFSEPIVMWWNFVGRSREEIDAAYTSWQRRDDRFGRLDSPLPRIPAEAPWWHRA from the coding sequence ATGAGTGGACCGGTCACCGACGCCGAGGCACCGACGGACGTCGCCGACGGCAGCTCCCCCGAACCGGCCTGCGTGGAGGTGTCCGACAGCCGCGAGGCGCAGGTCGGCCGCTTCCGGGTCCGTCGCGCACTGCCTCGCCGGGGCCGACGCACCGTCGGGGCCTGGTGCTTCGCCGATCACCTGGGCCCGGCCGACGTCACCGAGAACTCCGGTCTCGACGTCGGCCCGCACCCGCACATCGGCCTGCAGACGGTCACCTGGCTCCTCGACGGGCAGGTGCTGCATCGCGACAGCCTCGGCAGCGAACAGGTGATCAAGCCCGGCCAACTCAACCTGATGACCTCGGGCGGCGGCGTGACCCACGCCGAGGAGGCCACCGGCCAGTACCGCGGCACGCTCGAGGGCATCCAGTTGTGGGTCGCCCTCCCGGAGGCGACCCGTCACGGAGCGAGCGCCTTCGAACACCATGCCGAGCTGCCGCAGAGCGAACTCGACGGTGCGGTCGCGACCGTGCTCGTGGGCGACTTCGCGGGCCTGTCGAGCCCGGCGCGGCATGACACCCCGCTCGCCGGGGTCGATCTGACCCTGCACGGGGACACGACCGTGCCACTGCGTCCGGCGTGGGAGTACGCCCTGGTCGTGCTCGAGGGCGGTGTCGCGATCAACGGCGAACGACTCGCCCCCGGCACGTTCGGCTACCTCGGTGAAGGGCGCGACGAACTGCGGCTCGAGGTCCGCGAGCGCACACAGGCGCTGCTGCTGGGCGGGGAGCCGTTCTCCGAGCCGATCGTCATGTGGTGGAACTTCGTCGGCCGCAGCCGCGAGGAGATCGACGCCGCCTACACGTCCTGGCAACGCCGGGACGACCGCTTCGGACGCCTCGACTCGCCGCTGCCGCGCATCCCCGCCGAAGCGCCGTGGTGGCACCGCGCCTAG
- a CDS encoding FMN reductase, with translation MTSRTLAVVSAGLGQPSSTSLLAGRLAGATSQALLDLGIEVEVTTVELRTHAHDLTDHLLTGFATETLQAAKDAVVGADGLVAVTPIFSASYNGLFKTFFDVLDRGALRETPVLLGATAGTARHSLALEHAVRPLFAHLGALTNPTAVFAAAEDWGNDATVEGGLAARIQRAATELAGLVASRETAGRVDPFGDVTPFSQLLSAG, from the coding sequence ATGACCTCACGCACGCTCGCGGTCGTCTCCGCCGGTCTCGGCCAACCGTCCTCGACCAGTCTGCTCGCCGGCCGGCTCGCCGGTGCGACCAGCCAGGCGCTGCTCGACCTCGGCATCGAGGTGGAGGTCACCACGGTCGAGCTGCGCACCCACGCGCACGACCTGACCGACCACCTGCTGACCGGCTTCGCCACCGAGACGCTCCAGGCCGCCAAGGACGCCGTCGTCGGCGCCGACGGGCTGGTCGCCGTCACGCCGATCTTCTCCGCGTCCTACAACGGGTTGTTCAAGACCTTCTTCGACGTGCTCGATCGGGGCGCGCTGCGCGAGACGCCGGTGCTGCTGGGCGCGACCGCCGGGACCGCTCGCCACTCCCTGGCGCTCGAGCACGCCGTCCGGCCGCTGTTCGCCCACCTCGGTGCCCTGACCAACCCCACGGCCGTGTTCGCCGCTGCCGAGGACTGGGGCAACGACGCCACGGTCGAGGGTGGCCTCGCCGCCCGCATCCAGCGGGCCGCCACCGAGCTCGCCGGGCTCGTCGCCTCCCGCGAGACCGCCGGGCGCGTCGACCCCTTCGGCGACGTCACGCCGTTCTCCCAGCTCCTCTCCGCCGGCTGA
- a CDS encoding LLM class flavin-dependent oxidoreductase: MQFGVFSVSDLTPDPTTGRTPSEAERIQAIVQIAAKAEEVGLDVFALGEHHNPPFFSSSPTTTLAYIAARTERLLLSTATTLITTNDPVKIAEDYAMLQHLAGGRMDLMLGRGNTGPVYPWFGYDVRDGLDLAVEHYALLHRLWREEVVDFEGRHRTPLQGFTSTPRPLDGVPPFVWHGSIRTPQIAEQAAFYGDGFFSNNIFWPPRHTQQMVELYRRRFEHYGHGTAEQAIVGLGGQFFARRNSQDAVREFRPYFDVAPVYGHGPSLEDFTAQTPLTVGSPQQVVERYAGMRELVGDYQRQLFLVDHAGLPLSTVLEQLEILGGEIVPALRREFATGRPAHVPDAPTHAARRAEAANDVRVMEGIGR; the protein is encoded by the coding sequence ATGCAGTTCGGTGTCTTCTCCGTCAGCGACCTCACGCCCGACCCGACCACCGGCCGCACGCCGAGCGAGGCCGAGCGGATCCAGGCGATCGTCCAGATCGCGGCCAAGGCCGAGGAGGTCGGCCTCGACGTGTTCGCCCTCGGCGAGCACCACAACCCGCCGTTCTTCTCGTCCTCGCCGACCACGACGCTGGCCTACATCGCCGCACGCACCGAGCGGTTGCTGCTGTCCACCGCGACCACGTTGATCACGACCAACGACCCGGTCAAGATCGCCGAGGACTACGCGATGCTCCAGCACCTCGCGGGCGGGCGCATGGACCTGATGCTCGGCCGCGGCAACACCGGGCCGGTCTACCCGTGGTTCGGCTACGACGTCCGCGATGGGCTCGACCTCGCCGTGGAGCATTACGCACTGCTGCACCGGCTCTGGCGCGAGGAGGTCGTGGACTTCGAGGGCAGGCACCGAACGCCGCTGCAGGGGTTCACCTCCACGCCGCGGCCGCTGGACGGCGTCCCGCCATTCGTGTGGCACGGCTCGATCCGGACGCCGCAGATCGCCGAACAGGCCGCCTTCTACGGCGACGGGTTCTTCTCCAACAACATCTTCTGGCCACCGCGTCACACCCAGCAGATGGTCGAGCTCTACCGGCGCCGGTTCGAGCACTACGGCCACGGCACCGCCGAGCAGGCCATCGTGGGACTCGGTGGCCAGTTCTTCGCGCGACGCAACTCCCAGGACGCCGTGCGCGAGTTCCGGCCGTACTTCGACGTGGCGCCGGTCTACGGCCACGGCCCCTCGCTCGAGGACTTCACCGCCCAGACGCCGCTGACCGTCGGATCGCCGCAGCAGGTCGTCGAACGCTATGCCGGCATGCGTGAGCTGGTCGGGGACTACCAGCGGCAGCTGTTCCTCGTCGACCACGCCGGTCTCCCGCTGTCCACGGTGCTCGAGCAGCTCGAGATCCTCGGCGGGGAGATCGTGCCCGCCCTGCGCCGCGAGTTCGCGACCGGCCGCCCCGCACACGTGCCCGACGCACCCACCCACGCCGCCCGGAGGGCCGAAGCGGCCAACGACGTCCGGGTCATGGAAGGAATCGGACGATGA
- a CDS encoding YceI family protein — MSATTALSELTGTYTIDPSHSQVGFVARHAMVTKVRGAFNDFVGSFTIDADTPSNSTAELTIQAASIDTRNEDRDTHLRSNDFFVMEQFPELTFVSTGIERVGDTDYRVTGDLTLRGVTKPVTIELEYTGSAVDPWGNTRVGFEGSTVVNRKDWGVNWNAALDAGGVLVGEKVTLEFEISATKNA, encoded by the coding sequence ATGTCCGCCACCACCGCCCTGTCCGAGCTGACCGGTACCTACACCATCGACCCGTCCCACAGCCAGGTCGGGTTCGTGGCCCGCCACGCGATGGTCACCAAGGTCCGTGGCGCCTTCAACGACTTCGTGGGTTCCTTCACGATCGACGCCGACACGCCGTCGAACTCGACCGCGGAGCTGACCATCCAGGCGGCCAGCATCGACACGCGCAACGAAGACCGCGACACCCACCTGCGGTCCAACGACTTCTTCGTGATGGAGCAGTTCCCGGAGCTGACGTTCGTCTCGACCGGGATCGAGCGGGTCGGCGACACCGACTACCGCGTCACCGGTGACCTGACGCTGCGCGGCGTGACCAAGCCGGTCACCATCGAGCTCGAGTACACCGGTTCGGCCGTCGACCCGTGGGGGAACACCCGCGTCGGCTTCGAGGGCTCCACGGTCGTCAACCGCAAGGACTGGGGCGTCAACTGGAACGCCGCGCTGGACGCCGGTGGCGTGCTGGTCGGCGAGAAGGTCACCCTGGAGTTCGAGATCTCGGCCACCAAGAACGCCTGA